AAGAAGCTCAAGACCAGAAAGCATATATGGCAGCCCTGGGCCTGCAGCACACCAAAGATGTCAAGCCTGCTAGCCAGGAAGACTACATGCCAGACTGCTTTGAGGCAATGCGGCTAGAAGCTTTGAAGAGTAACCTATCTCAGGACATTGGTAGTGTAAGCTTACTGAAAATATCACCTCTAGAAGCGCCTTCTGTGTCTGGCTCATTCTCAATTCTTCCTCCAATGAAAGAGAATATGAAGCTGCTTTCTCTTCAGCCTTTTCAAAAGGGCTTTACCATACAACCTGACAACAGCATTGTTGTGAAACCCATCTCTGGTGAGCTTGCTGATATTCAGCAGATATTAAAGATGGCAGCCTCGGCTCCCCCACAAATTAGATTCACCCCCCTGGCAAAAACTTTACCTGGCAGCACTCAGCCTCAAGCCTTCAAGCACATGCCTCTACTGAAACCAAAACCACTGGTGGCACCTCGTACAGTTGTTGCTTCCTCTACTCCACCCCCTATTGTAAACACTCAACAGGCATCACCAGGCTCCATCAGCCCGAGCCTTCCTCCCCTGCAACTAAGGAATAAGGGTGCAGTGGAATCTCCTACCAACGCCATATTTTTACAGTCAAGGTCTGAAACTAATGGCAGCTCTTCAACTCAGAATTCACAGTTACCAAACACTGGTGCTCTGAGTCAGTGTGAGATAAAAACTCAACTTGAACAGGACAGTATTATAGAAGCATTCATGCCTTTGGATTTAGACTCGAAAATAAAGCAAGAAGCAACCGAAGGTGATCTGAAAGCAATTATTTTTGgaggaaacaataaaaaaacaaccccAGCAAAAAAGGTTTTCTATCCTTGTCGGTTTTGCGATCAGGTATTTACATTCTCAGGTCTTTTAAGGGCTCATATCCGTACCCACTTAGGGATATCACCATATCAATGTAACATCTGTGACTATATTGCAGCTGACAAAGCAGCATTAATTCGTCACTTGCGCACGCATAGTGGAGAAAGGCCATATGTATGTAAGATTTGCCATTACCCTTTTACTGTAAAAGCCAACTGCGAGAGACACCTCCGTAAGAAACACTTTAAAGTGACCAGAAAAGACATTGAAAAGAATATTGATTATATATCTACAAACACAGCTGAAATGGTGGATGTGCTCTGTTCACCAGATACTGTTTGCAAATGCTGTGGTGAGGACTTGAAAAACTATCGTGCCCTTCATATACACATGAGGACCCACAACAATTTTCAGAAAAAGAAGCCATTTGAATGCAAAGAGTGTGGAACTGCATTTTCTGCTAAAAGAAATTGCATACACCACATACTTAAACAACACCAGAATGTGCAAGAGAAAGAAATTGAGAGTCATATTTTAACTGTAGAGTGTAATCCTGAGCATATTAAATCAAGCACCCCAGTTTTGGGGGATAGCACTTACCTTGATCGAAAGCCTACAGCATATTTGGCATCCTGTAATGGCTTTCTTCCTGGTGGGGTGACAAATTGTTCATTAAAACTCGAACCTAATACCAGCTATCCTATAGATCTTGATGAGCCTTTGGATTTTTCACAAAAGAATAAGACTTCCAGTGCTCTCCCAATCAAGCAGGAAAATATCTATGGCTCATCTGCAGTCTTATATGAGGACATCATGGAGCCTATTGATCTTTCCATCCCTAAacaagcaaaacaggacaaagaAGATTCTCAGACTCACCCAAAAAATACAGTGACTCCACCTGTGTCGGCTGGACCATTATACAACTGCCAACCATGCCCTATTTCCATAAGTGCCAATGAAAACCCGGACAAAGCTACAGCTGTCATACATTCCAACTCATTAAAAGCTCCTTTGCAATTGACAGTCCCTATAATTTCTCCGGCGGTTCTGGGTAGTGCAACAATTTTGCGCCCATTGAGGCCTAAACCACCACCTCTCTTGCCAAAGCCTCCAGTGTCTAAAGAACTTCCTCCCCTAGCATCCATTGCACAGATAATTTCATCCGTATCATCTGCATCTGCTTTGTTAAAGACTGAGATCACAAATCAAGCTTCTCAGGTAAATGCCAATATTTTACCAACCATTGACCGATCCGGGTCTTCCAAAACGACAATCGCTCACAAAGAACTTGCTGCTTCGTGCAATACTCCCCAACCTGCTGCAACCCCAGCTATTTCAGACAGCAATGATGCTGTTATCTTAGGAGCAAAAAAACGAGGTAGAaagaaaggaacaaaaaaaaagctgaaaacagCTCCTAGTCTAGATCTTGAGTCTAGCGGAGAATTTGCAAGTATTGAAAAAATGCTAGCCACTACAGACACTAATAAGTTCAGTCCTTTCCTTCAATCTACTGAGGACCTCAAACATAGCATAGACCAAATTGGAACCAGTGAGGAAGACCGAGACAGCGGTGAAGATAAAAGAGGGAAAAGGAATTCCTATTCTAATTCTTTACAGAAAATCACCTGCCCGTACTGTCCTCGCGTTTTTCCCTGGGCCAGCTCTCTGCAAAGACATATGCTCACTCACACAGGTAAGAACTTCCAAGGTAAAAAATATGCTAACATACAAAAGAGGAATTCATTGTGTAATTATATAAAATTTATTGCTGGCATAGGGCAAGATGTCTAACCAAGTCAACAGCTTACTGACCCATTTATGGGGATCTTCCGACCTGGCAATAACGGGTTGAAAATCaagcagatactgtatgtattagaACAGATGTTCCCAACCttattttacctgtgagctacattcaaatgtaaaaagtattcaggaacaacacaagcatgaaaaatgtcccagGGGATactaaataaaggctgtgattggctatttggtaggtcCTATGTGAACTAACAGTCTAAAGGAGGCTTTATTtacacctgggttttatacaaacaaaaacttgcccccaagccaggtattccaaaataagcatctgctttgagaccactgagcgCAACAACCAAgggactggttggggatcactgggttagaacATACTGTTGGGAGAGGATCGCTTTATACTTGGTGTGTTTCTCTCCTGAAGGTCTCCCTAGGCACCTGTTATTATCCAGTAGTTGCTTCAGGGGGGCCAAACAATACGATTGTACTCATTTGACCCAGCCTGTTGGTGGCCAAATTGGGTAAAGATCCGTTCCTTTGGTGACCACACCAAACAAGTAGATCTCGTAGtacactgtataatatatatacagtataccagccACTGACAAATCTGGGTTTTCCAATAAAAACATACCAGTTGCACATCAAATGAATACAATTTcaagcaaatataataaataaatatatatatatatatatatatatatatatatatatatatatatatatatatatatatatatatatatatatatatatatatatatatataattttttatttttttttaataaacggAGTGGATGGTTTTGTGGTTCTATTCACTATTTTGGTTGCAGTTATCTTTCACTTCATTGGTAATGACTGGCGTTCTCTAATTTTTAGGTTCTTTTTAACTGTAGCTGTGTAATTTCTTTGACATTTTGTAGGGTGCAGTTTCATTTCTCACTGCAACCGAAAGGATGAAACAGAGAATGCAAGGACAGTCCTGTAAATAAGCAAAGAGAGGTCACATGGCAGTTTGAGAGTAATTGGGATTAGGGGCATGAGATCTGCTAATGCAGATTTAGCTGTTAATTACCAGCAAAATGCAGAACTTGAGGCAGATTAAAGAAGAGTTGTTGCTTATAATGCTTCTATTGTGGCTAGCCTAGACAAGGTCTCTTGTTTCCAAAGTATATTGATTGCCCTGAGCTTCCCTCCCCCTCCTTCTGCTTTAACCCTCATTGATAATAATTATTTTACCGTAAAGCCTGCATACTCATAAAGCACTGCAAGATCTATTGCACATATGCATTATCCACAATTATAACAAAATCTTCTTTGAAAAAGGTGAATGTTTAATTGGaacaaataaagagcaattcagataaaccttttttttctgcttcaggTCAGAAGCCCTTCCCATGTGCAAAGTGCGATGCCTTCTTTTCTACCAAATCTAACTGTGAGCGCCATCTCTTACGTAAGCATGGAGTTGCCAACCTATCATTGCGAAGAAACGGTCTAATTACCCTGTCTAAAGAAAGTGATGTTGGATCTCATGATAGCACAGGTAGCAGTTTTAGCTTGTTTAGACTTTCTTGCATCTTTTCAGGGATGTCCAGTCTGTGGTTCTCAATCCCTTAGCAACAACTCACATCACCTTTGCATATTCAATGGTTGTAAAGAGTTGTATATTGTAAAtaactggagggctgcaggttgcacATCCCTGCCTTAAATGCCAGGCTAGAAAATTAGTAAAAGTATTTCTGAAGTGCAAATATTGTACTTTTGAATTCCACCTCCCAACTCCAATTGGCTTGAAGTTATTTATTTCTGGATGGGGTAGTGGATGATTTGCATTGTGACATAATAGGCTCAGTcgtctctttgttttttttaagcatgtGGCAGGCATATGTTCTTCCTGTCATGGTCTGTGAAATGAATATACATCCTCTTTGTTGATTTCAGTTGTGGGTTCAGCGTTTTCATCATATTTGATACTCTCTAATTTTTTTAGTATCTTTTATATAGTCCATACCATTTtctaaacattttaattgtttattatagtGACCTAAATAGGGGGACCTCATTGTGTCATTAGATATGTTTTGATGAAGGCTAAACATATAATTATCCTTcacccaaagaaaaaaaattgccagggTAAGGCAACATTTGGTGCTCTAACTATTCTGCAATTATACCTAACCCCGGGATTTCTGTGCTGCTATGCTGGTTTGGAACAATACCAGGAGTTGAGGTTCTTCTATAGCTAGAATGCCAAACATTGTCTATCCTTGATTTAGACCAAATAATGTATATTAAATCAGGATTCTCCACAGTTTGTGTTATGACTAAATCCATCAGTCAACCGGATTAAtatcattgttttattgttttagacTAGGGAACCCAAACTTCTGATTCGTGAACTTAAGTTGCTGATATTGCTAGGAATTCAGATTGCTGTTTCAAGATTAAACTTATCTTGTGTTgtgttacattacattttgtttaGCCTTCTGCCCTAACTAGATAATGGAGTGTCTGCAAAAAACGAAGAAATGAAATATAATCATTTGTTGCTGACAGAAAGTAGGTTTTATGGAAGTGCTGCTTTCATATAATTAAGTTCTATGGGACGTGTAGCATTTTGGTCACTGCAATGGGATAACAATTAATGAAACAAAGATGGTCACAGCAGACAGAAAAGGGGAAATATATTAAGTACCTCTCAGCTGGCAATAATTGGTGTGTGTATTTATCTGAGTTtactttccccttgtctctaATCAAAACAACTGAAGTGGGGGATGAATCGGGGGGGATTTAGGAGAAAGTATACTCCCCAATGAATAGGGCTTTTGTTGAACATACATTCTGCACagtgttttaaaaatgaaaaatctgttgtttttttgtagCTACTCtttgtttggtccttgtgaggtgtGGTGGATAACTAGATTACCACTAAAACCCTACTACTTTCCCCCTTTGTTGTGACTATTTTAGTCTACAGATAAACAGGATACCATTATGCGGAGGATTAGCTGTGCACTAGCAGTCTCATTGTCTACCTTGTAAGGACTAAACATGAAGTAGCTCCATTTCCCTATTTGTCCTCTTTAGCTCACTAACATTAACTAATAACATAGaattctgtttttaaaattattgccAAACATATGCACAATCCCTGTTCACCAAACTCATCATGAGTGAGGGGTATACTACCTCTTTAAATAGAAATTTGGGAGCATGGACCCATCAAGATCCATTGAAAGACTCAAGATGACTTTTTGTATCTCAATCTATATATCACTGCTTCAAAATATCTGGTACAATGTTAATAAACGTCATAATAAACTGGTCATTTAAACCAAGGGCTATACTTTCGTTGCAGATAGCCAATCAGATGCAGAGATGTCCTCTCCTGAGCTTGATGCACTAGACCTGTCATCTGTGGACAAAGATAAAACAGAAGTAGATCAAACCCAAGAAAGCAATCATGCATCACAAAATCCAGAGCTGGAAAATCAGCCACCAGATAACAAGAAACAAACCAAAGTTGAACCAGATGAATACAAGGCACAATTAGAAGATGATGTTGTAAGCAACAAAAGTCTTGATCTTAATTTAGCAAGTAAACTGATGGACTTCAAACTATCTGCAAGTGAGAAGGCTGCCAGCAGCAATGGCAACTTCTGTGATGTTTGTGGAAAAAACTTTAAGTTTGCTGCTACTTTGGGGAGACACAAAAAGGCCCATTCATGTGAAAACAAGGGAGCAGAGAGCCatggagatgatgatgatgatgatgataatggtgTGTTAACTTCCGCCTGCAATCCTTCTCAGAGTATTGTCACGGCAGAAGTTGAGGATATGGAGGAAGAGCACCCTATTGATCTAAAAGTATCACAATCTCCCATGGAGATTGAATTGAACTCACAAAATAAGGGGGAAGACGACCCTGTCTCAGCTGAAGAATACATAGAAAGGacattgttggaaaaaaatgaTGAGGAGTCCAAAGCTAATGAAACAAAGGCATCTTCAAAAGCTGATAAACGGAAAAAAATATGCACTGTTTGCAGCAAACGCTTCTGGTCCTTGCAGGATTTAACGAGACACATGAGATCTCATACAGGTAAGCATGCTAAAATTGGTATTCTCTCTTTCTAAGCTCAGGTCACTTCACAtttcatataccgtatatactagagtataagccgagtttttcagcccccaaaatatgctgaaaaacgctacctcggcttatactcgggtcaagcgaaaaaacggtcgccggcgtctaagaatagtcgccggcgtctaagaatagtcgccggcgtctaagaatagtcgccggcgtctaagaatagtcgcgggcgtctaagaatagttgccggcgtccaaaaacgagacgccggcacctccaatgggagcagaaaacctcaattttttgattgaaacttaccagaagctgctgcatttctcaccctcggcttatactcgagtcaataagctttcccatttttttgaggtaaaattaggtacctcggcttatactcgggacggcttatactcgagtatatacggtagttcagGTCACTTCATATCAGTGATTGCTTAACCTGCTACTGATACAgagtatacagtacatgcaggTGTACGGCAGAATATcatatttccttgtttttttttaataaaatacgaATTTGcaaaaattaatacaaaaatgttaGAAGTTGATACCGCTATTTGCGCTTAAAAACCATGTCACTAACACACACCCCCcctttttattaaggttcaaattgttAAATCTCATTTTTGAGTtcgatttttggtcaaaactcacaaattcgagttagaaacttgaatttgagattcattataccttgaccctgggaacaacttaAATTcgcgccacctaaaacctgccgagttcatgtaaaaatcaatggcagaggtccagtgtcCCATTTATAGatgtaaaaggaaaactatacccccaaaacaatgtaggtctctataaaaacatattgcatcaaaccgctcatatgtaaaaccctgcttcaatacattttcattataatatactttttttgtagtatgtgccattgggtaatcataaagagaaaatagccattttaaaaaataatggctgccccctgggatcgtacgattcaacacacaaacataccaacatactatacatgttaggtcacatgagccaattaacagacagagatctgtcttttgcttccacacttctttctgttacagttagagttgtagtatttctggtcaggtgatctctgaggcagcacacagaccatcacaaaatgaggATTCAAGGCAAgcgatgtaaaaaggcaatatttacttaaatatatagaccagcttgataagattctttactatgccacttaatatgatataaactatctgttgctcaagtattcattttgggggtgtagttttcctttaatagccttcctgacattcaagtttttttcagagaaaaaactcgattcaggtttagttgaattcgattcgagtttttgggtcggtaatatttgaggtttttttgaggtaatttttgagagttttttttaaataagatactattcgagtttcgagttcattcgaggtaaaaaaaaaaacgttataactcgacctttgataaatctgctcctaaatgtgaCATCAAGCCATgatctctttgcaacttttcagcTTAAAAATAGAACAAAACGTACTAAAATACAAGCTGCATTATCTCAGGTGTTTATGGTTGACCCTTTAAAACAACTGTGTGTCTGTCTTTTGTCAGATCTACAATGTCTATGTTGGTACAAACAAGACATCCTAAAAGAGAATTATTGGTGACCAAATTCTTAGTGCTCTGTAACAAAGAGAAATTCAGTCAAATAGCATGACAATAAGATTCATTTGAGTCCTAGGCAATATTTTTCAACAGTACTCTATTAGCTTAAGTTTTCTATAAATTCTTTTGTCAAGTAACATAGTATAGATTTTCCTGCATTCCCTAAGAtatgttaatattttaatatatatatatatatatatatatatatatatatatatatatatatatatatatatatatatatatatatattgtactccatattgtaatatataaggatttcataagtcactgaggagtttcatgatcatataaaggcaaaagaccAAAGGAACTCTGATTATGTAGTATACAAGAGCAAGATAACTGTCAGTCTATATTTGAGTGCTTTGGCTATCATCTGCTGGAAGTTATAGTGCAGTTGCAGCTTGTGGACTTTGTGCTAGCAATCCCTGATACAAAGCTTTAGTGATATAATCTTGAATGTAATAGATAAAGATTTCACCTGGTGAACATTAGAAAATGATTTCTCCCAGAAATATCTTTTCATTCTCTTATCATTTTGTGTAGGTGAAAGGCCATATAAATGTCAGACATGTGAACGCACGTTCACTCTGAAACACAGTCTGGTTCGCCATCAGCGTatacaccagaaaatgaaagatGTCAAGGACCCAGGGAAAGACTGTGACAAGGACGACAGTCCGTCAAGGTGTGAAGAAGAAAGTGATGCAGACTCCATACAAAGCAGCACACAGCCTACATCTGAGAATGAATGTGATACACCCACTAGTCTTAACAACCCGAACTTGCCCGAAGCAAAAAGATCTTGCTAGGAGACGTGCATGAGGAATTGCGCTAAAGACCTGGGACAGGATCCCTAAACCATCTTCTTTGTAGATTGGATCAAAGACATGGAAAGTCAAGCACCTCCAACTGCAaaagtttttaaatgtttcaaggaaaaaaaaatttaccttGTAAGAGTTTTCCAGGCCCAGCTAATTGAGCCAGTGATGTGGGAAACAACCCTGAAAATCTTGTTAGAAGCATTATTTTTGaagcaatatttctttttttacagctaAGAGAGTATGGCAAGCCATAACAAGTGCCATAATCTTTCAGCTAAATGCAAAAAACTTTATACTGATTCTGAGTGCCTTACTACTTTATTACATCTTTTGGTATCAAAcgtatttttcagtttttcaaatctatatatatatatataaaaaaaaaattctattgaaaGAATATTACTTTAAAGAAATATACAAAGAGGACTGTTTCAAGCTAAGCATTATGATGAACTTGTATTTGTGTGACAGAGCTTGCCCTTGTAGAACACTGTCTATCCTGTGGTGGACACATGAGGAAGCCATTCAGTGCTACGGCAAATAACTGAAAGTCAAGAACGAGCGTTAATGGAGGTTTCACAGTGAATTGCCATCATCGTTTCTACTCTTGACCTCTCCTCTCTAGAATTCCCAGCTCATTTTAGCAATACAGGAATAAACTATGAGAAGACGTCATGCCTCATACATTCTGGATACAAATACATAACAATTGGCATGTGCTGTACAACCAGGAAAAATGAAACCGATTTCAGCTTTGCTACTTGATTCCACTCGTACCTTTTCTGATTGGTGTTATTGTTCAGTTATTGTTCTACCTCCAATGGAGCACAGTGGATTTACCAGAAACATTCTAACGAGTGGACATTAACTCTGCCCCCCATGCCTACATACTGATTCTGTTTGCTTGAATTCAACAGCGTACATGTCTCTGCATTTGCAGAACTGTTTGGGCAATATTTGcccttcaaaacttttttttgaatctcggtattaatatatatgtatagacatttgtttttttccaacccCCGGATTCTAGCCATTGCCAAGTTTGTGCATTCCACCATTCCTACCGTACTGTTATCAAACCTAGTCGCAGGGAAAGCCAATGCCTGTGCGTGACAGGCTCAATTCAGACAATTTAGATCATGATGGCTGCCTGACGACTATTGAGAACAAGCAAAGAGTTCTGTCTTCCAGTATCCGTAATCATGCCTTACCTTTACCTTGGCCCTTTATACATTTGGGCAAGAATGTCATACTACTGGTAAAACTAGAGTCGCtagaaatgaaatgtataaagagACTTCTCCTGGGGGATTTTTGGGTTGGAGCTCAAGGCGAGTGTATAAAATGATGCGTTCATATGTGTGTgttggggtatttatatgtgtgtatatatatatattgcttttgcatatatatctacacacataGATACAAAAGTGTGAATGGGAATTATTTGTTATTAAGATTAAATGGGGGCTACTGTAGCTGTGCAATTGCTCTTCTCAGTTTGTATCAAGCTCTCAAGAATAACATTTGTTGGACCTTGAGGTCCTAGCACTGCATTTTAGTTATCCCTTTGTCCAAAGTATTTAATAACACTGTGCTATTCAACCTtactggtttgttttttttaatgtctccCTAGTTAAGCAATGCAATCAGAGGGCCATGCCTGTTTATTAATTGCACTGGCTTTGCCCATCCTGACTGTTATACTAGACCACATTGTTGCAATTGCTATAAATTGATTCAttgcacaatacaggtatgggatccattatccagaaacccgttattgaGGAAGTTCCAAAAACTCAATGAATccagttttaataataaataaaacagtaataataataaaacagtaccttgtacttgatcccaactcagatataatggggtatatttatcaaagagtgaagttagagatcgccacagtccgctagagtgaaattccgtcactctccattaatttctttgggatttttaagagtatttatcaatgggtggaagttcattctttgataaatacgcctttcaaaatcccatggaaatgaatggagagtggcggaatttcactttagcggactgtggagatctcggggtatatttatcaaagagtgaagttaaaaatCGGCACAGTCTGCTACAGTGAAAttacgccactctccattcatttccatgggattttgaaaggcgtatttatcaaaggatgaactttcactttacaCTTTATAtggtgatctctaatttcactctttgatgaatataccccaatgaatccttgttggaagcagaaccaacctattgggtttatttaatacttacattattttctattagacttatcaagatccaaattatgaaaagatccgttatccagacaaccccaggtcccgagcgttctggttaacaggtcccatacctgtatcagcaagAGGTAGCAGGAGAAATCCTGTTTTATTTAACCTTTTCCCCTGCCTGGATTATAGACTATTGTCTTGAAGCACAGCCCTCTCTTGATCGTGAGGATAATGTTTGGGTGCCTAGAGAAACAGAAGGCCATCTCTAAAAATCCTAGTTGGTTACGACTGAGCTGCATCCAGCATTTATGCATTTCAATGTAGtttcagttttcttttaaaggggatatataaCTACAGTGCTGGATGAGTTAGTCTAGTAGCATCAGCCTGTATCCAGCTCTATTTAACAGGTTCCTATAGAGGGAAACTCTGCATGCACAAGATAGCTGCAGGGGAAAATATTTTGCACCCCATCTAACTCAGCACAGGCCAATCAAGTAATGTAAAGGATCAAACTTTGAGCGAGAGAAATACTTAAGCACGTATGTTGTGTATTTGTTGACAATCAAATGATACTAAAGACTGCACTGTAGCAGCCAGCAGACCTTTGCCATTGAGGTTTAGAATAACAGAGTTTTATGTAGATGATGAAAACTAATATATTACTGAATACAACGAGCAACACAAAAGTGCAAATATATTGACCCAAAAGGATATTTCAGGTGAATACACAAAGCAGAGTGAACCAATGATTCCTTATTTTGTACTCCCAAGTGTTCTTATCAATCACATTTGCAGGCAGCCCTGGATTTtacttgttttaaaggaacagtaacacccaaaaattagtgttttaaagtaatgaaaatattgtgtcctgttgctctgcattggtaaaactgatctgtttgcttcagaaacactactatagttcatataaacaagctgctgagtagccaaggtggaaattgaaaaaaggcgatAAGGCAAAGGATAactagtggataacagataacaccattgtgttctacagagcttatctgctgtgtaaccggagaggtcttttctcctttgaatatctgcccccattgctacacagcagcttgtttatataaactatagtagtgtttctgaagcaaacagcagtgtTACTGCAGGTCAACACtgcactgtatttttattacttaaaggggttattcacctttgggataacttttagta
This is a stretch of genomic DNA from Xenopus laevis strain J_2021 chromosome 6S, Xenopus_laevis_v10.1, whole genome shotgun sequence. It encodes these proteins:
- the rreb1.S gene encoding ras-responsive element-binding protein 1 isoform X7, with the protein product MLPNFSTGSCQFQPFQQPGSSIVVEVLDRAMVDAKVCASNIAEKTGKQEMKIIQEPSLENGEKETLSEKDQLSAVNLMNGAEASDLSSVNAMMSTVMSAAHIAENGGSLQNTKSPAKSPAPNRIGRKNQESKEERSSYTCPLCEKICNSQHQLTTHIRQHNTDTGGTEHSCSICGKSLSSASSLDRHMLVHSGERPYKCSVCGQSFTTNGNMHRLELGNRAISYFISLLKRHMKIHEKDPNVAVTTSPPSPQKRRRLSTKRKLSSEVEAEKEETPSAKKVVEEIQAVEPLKKTEDIVHCLVCAKEFSCKSDLDSHMELHPEASLKCDICCISFRTHRGMLRHNAVIHKILPKDASGKPFIQSNPNIPAGFNDLSFTDFSCRKFPIISQVWCETNLRRCISDLHRFICETCNKAFPVISALKLHMETHQKGQLNSKHNNEDATEEAQDQKAYMAALGLQHTKDVKPASQEDYMPDCFEAMRLEALKSNLSQDIGSVSLLKISPLEAPSVSGSFSILPPMKENMKLLSLQPFQKGFTIQPDNSIVVKPISGELADIQQILKMAASAPPQIRFTPLAKTLPGSTQPQAFKHMPLLKPKPLVAPRTVVASSTPPPIVNTQQASPGSISPSLPPLQLRNKGAVESPTNAIFLQSRSETNGSSSTQNSQLPNTGALSQCEIKTQLEQDSIIEAFMPLDLDSKIKQEATEGDLKAIIFGGNNKKTTPAKKVFYPCRFCDQVFTFSGLLRAHIRTHLGISPYQCNICDYIAADKAALIRHLRTHSGERPYVCKICHYPFTVKANCERHLRKKHFKVTRKDIEKNIDYISTNTAEMVDVLCSPDTVCKCCGEDLKNYRALHIHMRTHNNFQKKKPFECKECGTAFSAKRNCIHHILKQHQNVQEKEIESHILTVECNPEHIKSSTPVLGDSTYLDRKPTAYLASCNGFLPGGVTNCSLKLEPNTSYPIDLDEPLDFSQKNKTSSALPIKQENIYGSSAVLYEDIMEPIDLSIPKQAKQDKEDSQTHPKNTVTPPVSAGPLYNCQPCPISISANENPDKATAVIHSNSLKAPLQLTVPIISPAVLGSATILRPLRPKPPPLLPKPPVSKELPPLASIAQIISSVSSASALLKTEITNQASQVNANILPTIDRSGSSKTTIAHKELAASCNTPQPAATPAISDSNDAVILGAKKRGRKKGTKKKLKTAPSLDLESSGEFASIEKMLATTDTNKFSPFLQSTEDLKHSIDQIGTSEEDRDSGEDKRGKRNSYSNSLQKITCPYCPRVFPWASSLQRHMLTHTGQKPFPCAKCDAFFSTKSNCERHLLHSQSDAEMSSPELDALDLSSVDKDKTEVDQTQESNHASQNPELENQPPDNKKQTKVEPDEYKAQLEDDVVSNKSLDLNLASKLMDFKLSASEKAASSNGNFCDVCGKNFKFAATLGRHKKAHSCENKGAESHGDDDDDDDNGVLTSACNPSQSIVTAEVEDMEEEHPIDLKVSQSPMEIELNSQNKGEDDPVSAEEYIERTLLEKNDEESKANETKASSKADKRKKICTVCSKRFWSLQDLTRHMRSHTGERPYKCQTCERTFTLKHSLVRHQRIHQKMKDVKDPGKDCDKDDSPSRCEEESDADSIQSSTQPTSENECDTPTSLNNPNLPEAKRSC